Proteins encoded in a region of the Benincasa hispida cultivar B227 chromosome 2, ASM972705v1, whole genome shotgun sequence genome:
- the LOC120072211 gene encoding WD-40 repeat-containing protein MSI4-like: MDSSQSQQQQQQQQQQPQQQPPPPPQQPVVKKKETRGRKPKPKDEKKDEQQTKKMKAQQQPSVDERYTQWKSLVPVLYDWFANHNLVWPSLSCRWGPQLEQATYKNRQRLYLSEQTDGSVPNTLVIANCEVVKPRVAAAEHISQFNEEARSPFVKKYKTIIHPGEVNRIRELPQNSRIVATHTDSPDVLIWDVEAQPNRHAVLGATNSRPDLILTGHQENAEFALAMCPTEPYVLSGGKDKLVVLWSIQDHITTSATDPAASKSPGSGGSIIKKPGEANDKASDGPSIGPRGVYHGHEDTVEDVTFCPSNAQEFCSVGDDSCLILWDARTGSGPAVKVEKAHNADLHCVDWNPHDDNLIITGSADNSIRLFDRRNLTSNGVGSPIYKFEGHKAAVLCVQWSPDKSSVFGSSAEDGLLNIWDYDKVGKKTERATRTPAAPPGLFFQHAGHRDKVVDFHWNAADPWTVVSVSDDCDTTGGGGTLQIWRMSDLIYRPEEEVLAELEKFKSHVIECAAKP, from the exons ATGGACTCTTCTCAGTcccagcagcagcagcagcaacaacaacaacagcCTCAACAGCAGCCGCCGCCACCGCCGCAGCAACCTGTTGTGAAGAAGAAGGAGACTAGAGGCCGAAAGCCAAAGCCTAAGGACGAGAAGAAGGACGAACAACAAACTAAGAAGATGAAGGCTCAACAACAACCCTCCGTCGACGAGCGTTATACTCAGTGGAAGTCTCTTGTTCCTGTTCTCTATGACTGGTTTGCTAACCATAATCTCGTTTGGCCTTCTCTCTCTTGCCG GTGGGGTCCTCAGCTTGAGCAAGCGACGTATAAGAATCGACAGCGACTTTATCTTTCCGAACAG ACTGATGGTAGTGTTCCAAATACACTGGTTATTGCAAATTGTGAAGTTGTGAAGCCTAGGGTTGCAGCTGCAGAGCACATTTCTCAG ttCAATGAAGAAGCACGCTCACCATTTGTGAAGAAGTACAAGACTATCATACATCCTGGTGAG GTTAACAGAATTAGGGAACTTCCCCAGAATTCCCGAATTGTTGCCACACACACTGATAGTCCAGAT GTTCTCATTTGGGATGTTGAGGCACAACCTAACCGTCATGCTGTCCTTGGTGCCACAAATTCTCGCCCAGATTTG ATCCTGACTGGTCATCAAGAAAATGCCGAGTTTGCTCTAGCAATGTGCCCCACTGAACCTTATGTTCTTTCTGGAG GGAAGGACAAATTAGTTGTTTTGTGGAGTATCCAGGACCACATAACAACTTCTGCCACAGACCCTGCTGCTTCAAAATCACCAGGATCTGGAGGATCTATCATAAAGAAGCCGGGAGAGGCAAATGATAAGGCTTCTGATGGCCCTTCTATTGGGCCACGAGGAGTTTACCATGGCCATGAGGATACCGTTGAAGATGTGACCTTCTGTCCGTCCAA CGCACAGGAGTTTTGCAGTGTGGGAGACGATTCTTGCCTAATATTATGGGATGCCCGTACTGGCTCGGGCCCAGCTGTCAAG GTCGAAAAGGCACATAATGCTGATCTTCATTGTGTTGATTGGAATCCCCATGATGATAATCTTATAATAACAGG GTCAGCAGATAATTCTATTCGTTTGTTTGATCGTCGGAATCTCACTTCTAATGGAGTTGGCTCGCCCATCTACAAATTTGAGGGCCACAAAGCAGCGGTTCTTTGTGTTCAG TGGTCTCCAGATAAATCATCTGTCTTTGGAAGTTCGGCAGAGGATGGGCTGTTGAATATTTGGGATTACGATAAG GTTGGTAAAAAGACAGAGCGAGCTACAAGGACGCCTGCTGCTCCTCCCGGTTTATTTTTTCAGCATGCTGGGCACAG GGATAAAGTCGTCGACTTTCATTGGAATGCAGCTGATCCATGGACTGTTGTGAGCGTGTCTGATGATTGTGATACGACTGGTGGAGGAGGGACGTTGCAG ATTTGGCGCATGAGTGACCTAATTTATCGACCGGAAGAGGAGGTGTTAGCTGagcttgaaaagttcaaatctcATGTAATTGAATGTGCTGCAAAGCCTTGA